One genomic region from Nostoc sphaeroides encodes:
- the rppA gene encoding two-component system response regulator RppA — protein MRVLLVEDEPDLGSAIKRTLNLEKYIVDWVLDGNEAWDYLENQWTQYTLAIIDWMLPGLSGLELCSRLRTRRNPLPILMLTAKDRMEDKVGGLDAGADDYLVKPFGMAELLARLRALQRRSPQFQSKELTVGNLTLDYSNSMVVSQNHQGDKQIISLTNKEFQLLEYFMKHPHQIVTTEQIRNQLWEVSAEPVSNVVAAQIRLLRRRLASSGCGNPIETMHGVGYRLNLTVDILPTVNGGDS, from the coding sequence ATGAGAGTGTTACTAGTCGAAGATGAGCCAGATTTGGGTTCGGCAATTAAGCGTACCTTGAACCTGGAAAAGTATATAGTTGACTGGGTTTTAGATGGTAATGAGGCATGGGATTATCTAGAAAACCAGTGGACGCAGTACACTTTGGCTATTATCGATTGGATGTTGCCAGGATTGTCTGGGTTAGAACTCTGTAGTCGGCTACGAACACGACGTAATCCTCTACCAATTTTGATGTTGACAGCCAAAGATCGGATGGAAGATAAAGTTGGTGGGTTGGATGCAGGTGCTGATGATTATTTAGTGAAGCCCTTTGGTATGGCGGAATTGTTGGCGCGGTTACGTGCTTTGCAGAGGCGATCGCCCCAATTTCAATCCAAGGAGTTAACTGTTGGCAACCTGACTCTCGATTACAGCAACAGTATGGTTGTCAGTCAGAACCATCAAGGGGATAAACAGATAATTTCTTTAACTAATAAAGAATTCCAACTACTGGAGTATTTTATGAAGCATCCGCACCAAATTGTCACAACTGAACAGATTCGCAATCAGCTTTGGGAGGTGAGTGCAGAACCCGTTAGTAATGTGGTGGCGGCTCAAATACGTTTGCTGCGCCGCAGATTAGCCAGTAGTGGTTGTGGAAACCCCATTGAAACTATGCATGGTGTGGGATATCGTCTCAATCTCACCGTTGACATCCTCCCCACCGTGAACGGCGGGGATTCCTAA
- a CDS encoding RNA-guided endonuclease TnpB family protein, with protein MVIARIKVARVHEEISDARKDFLHKLTTRLVRENQTIAVEDLAVKNMIKNQKLSLAISDASWGELVRQLEYKCGWYGRTLVKIDRWFPSSKRCGNCGHIVDKLPLNVREWDCPECGAHHDRDINASKNILAAGLAVSVCGANIRPERNISEGQLRKPISGKKQKPKS; from the coding sequence ATTGTTATAGCACGTATAAAGGTCGCTAGAGTTCACGAAGAAATTAGTGACGCTCGAAAAGATTTCCTTCACAAGTTGACAACTCGGTTGGTGAGAGAAAACCAAACCATCGCCGTAGAAGATTTGGCTGTGAAGAATATGATTAAGAACCAGAAACTCTCTCTTGCTATCAGTGATGCTAGTTGGGGTGAATTGGTGAGGCAGCTTGAATACAAGTGCGGATGGTATGGTCGCACTCTGGTCAAGATTGACCGATGGTTTCCGAGTTCTAAACGATGTGGTAATTGTGGACATATCGTTGATAAATTGCCGTTAAATGTACGAGAGTGGGATTGCCCTGAGTGTGGCGCACACCACGACCGGGACATCAACGCAAGTAAGAATATTTTGGCTGCGGGACTCGCAGTTTCAGTCTGTGGAGCGAACATAAGACCCGAAAGAAATATTTCTGAAGGGCAGTTGCGAAAACCCATTAGTGGGAAGAAACAGAAACCTAAGTCGTGA